In Acidobacteriota bacterium, one genomic interval encodes:
- a CDS encoding helix-turn-helix domain-containing protein, which translates to MHKNKRARLETHGWRFGDAADFLALTSEEAALVETKLALSGSVRDRRMAQGLSQAELAKRLKSSQSRIAKVEAADPTVSADLLLRALFALGATPGDVASAIRKRRKVAA; encoded by the coding sequence ATGCACAAGAACAAGCGCGCACGGCTGGAAACACACGGCTGGCGCTTCGGCGACGCGGCGGACTTTCTCGCCCTCACGTCGGAGGAAGCGGCACTCGTCGAAACCAAGCTCGCGCTTAGCGGCAGCGTTCGCGACAGGCGGATGGCGCAGGGACTTTCTCAGGCTGAACTCGCCAAGCGGTTGAAGTCCAGCCAGTCTCGCATCGCAAAGGTCGAAGCCGCCGACCCGACGGTGTCTGCGGATCTATTGCTGCGAGCGCTCTTTGCATTGGGCGCCACGCCGGGCGATGTCGCCTCGGCCATTCGGAAGAGAAGGAAAGTGGCAGCCTGA
- a CDS encoding RNA polymerase sigma factor codes for MSLRDTPDRERLEHDEPATNADRDANAVRDAVRAVRQGDAQAYALVVERYQRRLFSLALMLTRQPPAAEEVAQDAFVRAFTHLGAYDEHRPFYPWLATIAVRLAQNWLAQRARVVAHEGHTPVPDLDSATATDPLSALITDERDRRLWRLVAALPSGERAAVILYYRQEMSVGDIARAFGVTNGTVKTYLFRARQRLRRSAGSAPQRKDGQ; via the coding sequence GTGAGTCTCCGGGACACTCCCGATCGCGAGCGACTCGAACACGACGAGCCGGCGACCAACGCCGACCGCGATGCAAACGCCGTGCGGGACGCAGTCCGCGCAGTTCGACAGGGCGACGCTCAGGCCTACGCGCTTGTGGTGGAACGGTATCAACGCCGGCTGTTCAGCCTGGCGCTGATGCTGACTCGCCAACCTCCCGCGGCAGAGGAAGTGGCGCAGGACGCATTCGTCCGCGCCTTCACTCACCTGGGCGCCTACGATGAACACCGTCCGTTCTATCCCTGGCTCGCGACTATCGCGGTCCGGCTGGCGCAGAACTGGCTGGCCCAGCGCGCTCGCGTGGTCGCGCACGAGGGCCACACGCCCGTTCCGGATCTCGACAGCGCCACCGCCACCGATCCGCTGTCGGCGCTCATCACGGATGAGCGCGACCGGCGGCTGTGGCGATTGGTCGCTGCGCTGCCGTCGGGCGAGCGCGCGGCGGTCATCCTCTATTACCGGCAGGAGATGAGCGTGGGCGACATTGCGCGTGCGTTCGGCGTGACGAACGGGACGGTGAAGACGTACCTGTTCCGTGCGCGGCAACGACTGCGGCGATCGGCGGGCTCCGCGCCACAACGAAAGGACGGGCAATGA
- a CDS encoding DUF433 domain-containing protein, which yields MPEALTRITRDPEVMGGKPCLRGLRVTVGTIVGLVAAGRSTAEILALYPYLEEDDIREALAYAAWRVEEVEVPLRRPA from the coding sequence ATGCCTGAAGCGCTCACACGTATCACACGCGACCCCGAGGTTATGGGCGGCAAGCCCTGCCTGCGTGGCCTCCGCGTCACCGTCGGCACAATCGTGGGGTTGGTCGCCGCCGGACGGTCCACCGCCGAAATCCTCGCGCTCTATCCGTACCTCGAAGAGGACGACATCCGCGAGGCGTTGGCCTACGCGGCATGGCGAGTGGAAGAAGTCGAGGTTCCGCTCCGTCGGCCGGCATGA
- a CDS encoding DUF5615 family PIN-like protein: MSFPILIDMNLSPAWGKWFKTHGWPAEHWSAVGDPRATDRVILAWARDHGHVLFTHDLDFSAILASSHASTPSVIQLRARDVTPDGSGALILEALTSWETELRQGALVTVDETSRRARILPLRVG, encoded by the coding sequence ATGAGCTTCCCCATCCTGATCGACATGAACTTGTCCCCGGCCTGGGGGAAGTGGTTCAAGACGCACGGTTGGCCGGCTGAGCATTGGTCCGCAGTTGGCGACCCTCGCGCGACCGACCGAGTAATCCTGGCTTGGGCACGCGACCACGGCCATGTGCTATTTACCCACGACCTCGACTTCAGCGCTATTCTCGCCTCGTCGCACGCCAGCACACCGAGCGTAATTCAGCTCCGCGCCAGGGACGTGACACCGGATGGATCCGGGGCGTTGATCCTCGAGGCTTTGACGTCCTGGGAGACCGAGTTGCGGCAGGGCGCGCTCGTCACTGTGGACGAGACGAGTCGCCGCGCCCGCATTCTGCCGTTGCGGGTCGGCTGA
- a CDS encoding permease prefix domain 1-containing protein yields MTTFADRPLEEQITQWREYLRRRQVLHGPDVEELEGHLRDQLVALTESGLAGDEAFLVAVKRMGSLDALSREFARAHSERLWKQLVMAPDAEKPANTARAEILVVLGLAVAAALAVKVPALFGLRIDAGEESFYLRNASLFVFPLLAAYLVWKRGWGVAGGLWLALPFAAGAIFANVFPFPMGAKGCCSSNTEVLTILHLPIALWMAIGFAYVRGRWFDDGGRMNFVRFSGELAIYYVLIALGGGVLTGFTAMMFTAIGMKPEWFIGGWLVPCGAAGAVIIGSWLVEAKQSVIENMAPVLTRLFTPLFTILLLVFLATMAWTGSPINVKREVLIGFDLLLAVVVGLVLYAASARDPQAPPDLFDGLQLMLVVSALVVDGVALAAIAGRISEFGFTPNRVAALGENLILLVNLAWTAWLYARFVRHRGSYAVLERWQIAYLPVYFVWAALVVVMFPPLFGYR; encoded by the coding sequence ATGACGACGTTCGCCGATCGACCGCTCGAGGAGCAAATCACGCAGTGGCGGGAGTACTTGCGCCGCCGGCAGGTCCTTCACGGTCCCGACGTGGAGGAGCTCGAGGGACATCTGCGCGACCAACTGGTAGCGCTCACCGAGTCCGGTCTGGCTGGGGATGAAGCGTTCCTGGTCGCGGTCAAGCGCATGGGCAGCCTCGATGCGCTGTCACGCGAGTTCGCACGCGCGCATTCCGAGCGGCTGTGGAAGCAGTTGGTCATGGCGCCCGACGCTGAAAAGCCGGCGAACACCGCACGCGCCGAGATCCTCGTCGTCCTAGGCCTTGCCGTCGCCGCGGCGTTGGCCGTCAAGGTGCCGGCGCTGTTCGGTCTTCGGATCGACGCTGGGGAAGAGTCGTTCTACCTCAGGAACGCCAGCCTATTCGTGTTCCCGCTGCTCGCGGCGTATCTCGTGTGGAAGCGTGGGTGGGGCGTTGCCGGCGGCCTCTGGCTCGCGCTGCCCTTCGCAGCCGGGGCCATATTCGCCAACGTCTTCCCCTTCCCCATGGGCGCCAAAGGGTGCTGCAGCAGTAACACCGAGGTGCTGACCATCCTGCACCTGCCAATCGCCCTGTGGATGGCCATCGGCTTTGCGTACGTCCGGGGCCGCTGGTTCGACGATGGTGGGCGCATGAACTTCGTCAGGTTCTCAGGCGAGTTGGCGATCTACTACGTGCTCATCGCGCTCGGCGGGGGCGTCCTCACCGGCTTCACGGCCATGATGTTCACCGCCATCGGGATGAAGCCTGAGTGGTTCATCGGGGGTTGGCTGGTCCCGTGCGGGGCGGCGGGCGCCGTCATCATCGGATCCTGGCTGGTGGAGGCGAAACAAAGTGTCATCGAGAACATGGCCCCGGTATTGACCAGGCTGTTCACGCCGCTGTTCACTATTCTGCTCCTGGTGTTTCTGGCAACGATGGCGTGGACAGGCAGCCCCATTAACGTGAAGCGGGAGGTGCTGATCGGCTTCGATCTGCTGCTCGCGGTCGTCGTCGGGTTGGTACTCTACGCCGCCTCCGCGCGCGACCCGCAGGCACCGCCCGACTTGTTCGACGGCCTGCAACTGATGCTCGTGGTCAGCGCGCTCGTCGTCGATGGGGTGGCGCTCGCGGCCATCGCAGGTCGCATCTCCGAGTTTGGCTTCACTCCCAACCGAGTGGCGGCTCTTGGCGAGAATCTCATTCTGCTCGTCAACCTGGCGTGGACGGCGTGGCTCTATGCGCGCTTCGTGCGTCACCGGGGGTCGTATGCCGTCCTGGAGCGATGGCAGATCGCCTACTTGCCCGTGTACTTCGTATGGGCGGCACTGGTGGTTGTCATGTTCCCGCCCCTGTTCGGCTACCGTTGA
- a CDS encoding helix-turn-helix transcriptional regulator has protein sequence MDMSKDLVAASATPLVLAILAEGDSYGYAIIKRVAELSGGHLQWTDGMLYPVLHRLERQGHVAAKWSGSENGRRRRYYRITREGRAQLAAQRQQWQAVDGTLRGIWMEACTV, from the coding sequence ATGGACATGAGTAAGGACCTGGTTGCGGCTTCCGCCACGCCGCTCGTGCTCGCCATCCTTGCCGAAGGCGACAGTTACGGCTACGCCATCATCAAGCGAGTGGCCGAGTTGTCAGGCGGGCACCTGCAGTGGACCGACGGCATGCTCTATCCCGTACTGCACCGGCTTGAGCGCCAAGGCCATGTCGCGGCGAAGTGGTCTGGGTCCGAGAACGGCCGCAGGCGTAGGTACTACCGGATCACGAGAGAAGGCCGGGCGCAGCTCGCAGCCCAGCGGCAGCAGTGGCAGGCCGTGGACGGTACCCTGCGGGGTATCTGGATGGAGGCGTGCACGGTATGA
- a CDS encoding 4Fe-4S binding protein yields MARNALIHTEAPTNSVPAATQAPTERDPRIEQGTPPEEEAAKAVMVTFVRRQPDQAQFVRRTVQVAFLLLNLWIGARFYFFVRFYETGGQSVWVPRPPGVEGWLPIAALMNLKYFLVTGVVPEVHAAGMFLLIAFLGITFVARKAFCSWLCPVGTISEWLWRGGREIFGRSLQPPGWIDIPLRGLKYLLMGFFLYAVLGMSAAEIKSFAESPYGLVADVKMLNFFRHLGTTAALVIAALLVGSVFLKNPWCRYLCPYGALLGLVSVISPTWIRRDVNACIDCAKCPKACPSLLPVDKLVTVMSAECTGCLECVTVCPARGALRLSVGRSRAIPTWAVVAVIAVFFVGLVGYARIAGYWHTSVSDAVYRELIPAANALAHPQ; encoded by the coding sequence ATGGCGCGGAACGCACTCATCCACACCGAGGCGCCGACCAACAGCGTCCCGGCTGCCACACAGGCACCGACGGAACGAGACCCCCGGATCGAGCAAGGCACTCCGCCTGAGGAGGAGGCCGCGAAAGCGGTCATGGTCACATTCGTTCGCCGGCAACCCGACCAAGCTCAGTTTGTCCGCCGGACCGTGCAAGTCGCCTTCCTGCTACTGAACCTCTGGATCGGGGCCCGCTTCTACTTCTTCGTCCGGTTCTACGAAACCGGCGGTCAATCGGTGTGGGTTCCCCGACCGCCCGGTGTCGAAGGCTGGCTGCCGATCGCGGCGTTGATGAATCTCAAATACTTTCTGGTGACAGGCGTCGTCCCCGAGGTGCACGCGGCGGGTATGTTCCTGCTGATCGCATTCCTCGGGATCACCTTCGTCGCGCGCAAGGCGTTCTGCAGCTGGCTGTGTCCCGTGGGCACGATCTCGGAGTGGTTGTGGCGAGGTGGGCGCGAGATCTTCGGCCGGTCACTCCAGCCCCCGGGTTGGATCGACATCCCGCTTCGGGGATTGAAGTACCTGCTGATGGGCTTCTTCCTCTACGCCGTGCTGGGCATGTCCGCAGCCGAGATCAAGAGTTTCGCCGAGAGTCCGTATGGCCTCGTGGCCGACGTGAAGATGTTGAACTTCTTCCGTCACCTCGGCACCACCGCCGCTCTTGTCATCGCTGCGCTGCTGGTCGGATCGGTATTCCTGAAGAACCCGTGGTGCCGCTACCTGTGCCCCTACGGCGCGTTGCTCGGACTCGTGTCGGTCATCAGCCCGACCTGGATCAGGCGCGACGTGAACGCCTGCATTGACTGCGCGAAGTGTCCGAAGGCGTGCCCGTCATTGCTGCCGGTGGACAAACTCGTGACGGTGATGTCCGCCGAGTGCACCGGCTGCCTCGAATGCGTCACGGTGTGTCCGGCTCGAGGCGCGCTGCGTCTGTCCGTAGGCCGATCACGAGCCATCCCCACGTGGGCAGTGGTCGCGGTGATCGCCGTGTTCTTCGTCGGACTTGTCGGCTACGCCCGGATCGCTGGCTATTGGCACACCTCCGTTTCCGATGCCGTCTATCGGGAGTTGATCCCCGCTGCCAACGCCCTCGCGCACCCGCAGTAG